The following are encoded in a window of Providencia rettgeri genomic DNA:
- a CDS encoding long-chain fatty acid--CoA ligase: MTNRELTLITENLYPYHLVNRLRSRINAHGAASRIAFSQWSNGQQSSLTWKEVGERTSAISRHLLALEVSVQENIGLFAHNSMNWSLIDLASLQIRAVTVPLYATSSVEQAAYIINDANIKVLFVGEQAQYDIACQLPALCAQLKMIVVMDERVELSDNSVKTLHLSTFMAQAQTEYQMELDARIAAHNLSDLFTIIYTSGTTGEPKGVMLDYYNMAAQLYLHDERLQLTENDISLSFLPLSHVFERAWSFYVMHVGALNVYLTDTNLVREALADVKPTVMCAVPRFYEKVYSAVQGKVSKASWARRTLFKLAISLGKQRVKAMSKGRQPSLINRALFPLADKLVLSQIRAGLGGRIRFMPAAGARLDDDVIAFFLSAGVDIKYGYGMSETCATVSCWEKGKYPLGSIGTPLPSVEVRIGKDDEIQVKGPVVMKGYYNRPNETLDTFTADGWLKTGDAGKIDEQGNLYITDRLKDLMKTSNGKYIAPQMIEGVLGQDKFIEHIAVIADARKFVSALIVPCYDSLEEYAHSINLKYRDRLELLKDSNIVALFESRLKELQKNIENFHQVKRFTLLPTTFSMEKGELTPTLKLRRKIISERYQLEIESMYQE, translated from the coding sequence ATGACCAATAGGGAATTAACTTTGATTACTGAAAATCTATATCCATACCATTTAGTGAATCGCTTACGTAGCAGAATCAACGCACACGGAGCAGCGAGTCGGATAGCTTTCAGTCAATGGAGTAATGGGCAACAAAGCTCATTAACATGGAAAGAAGTGGGTGAGCGAACATCGGCAATCTCTCGTCACCTTTTAGCATTAGAGGTCTCAGTACAGGAAAATATCGGGTTATTTGCCCATAATAGCATGAACTGGTCGTTGATTGACTTAGCGTCATTGCAGATCAGAGCAGTGACGGTTCCGCTTTATGCTACCAGCAGTGTTGAACAAGCCGCTTACATTATTAACGATGCCAACATTAAGGTGTTATTTGTCGGTGAACAAGCGCAATATGACATCGCGTGTCAATTGCCCGCGTTGTGTGCACAATTAAAAATGATTGTTGTCATGGATGAACGTGTTGAGTTGAGTGATAACTCAGTGAAAACTCTGCATCTATCTACATTTATGGCACAAGCACAAACAGAATACCAAATGGAGCTGGATGCACGAATTGCAGCCCATAATCTCAGTGATTTATTTACGATTATCTATACATCAGGAACCACAGGTGAGCCAAAAGGGGTTATGTTGGATTACTACAACATGGCGGCTCAACTGTATTTGCATGACGAACGGCTTCAACTTACTGAGAACGATATTTCGTTAAGTTTCTTACCCCTTTCCCATGTTTTCGAACGTGCTTGGAGTTTCTATGTTATGCACGTGGGGGCACTTAATGTCTATTTAACGGATACCAATTTAGTTCGAGAAGCTCTGGCTGATGTTAAGCCTACCGTGATGTGTGCAGTGCCGCGTTTTTATGAAAAAGTCTATAGTGCGGTGCAAGGTAAAGTCTCTAAAGCATCATGGGCACGCAGAACATTGTTTAAACTAGCAATTTCCCTTGGTAAGCAACGCGTCAAAGCGATGTCAAAAGGTCGTCAACCGTCATTAATCAATCGGGCTCTCTTCCCATTAGCGGATAAACTGGTTTTAAGTCAGATCCGTGCAGGTTTAGGGGGGCGTATCCGCTTTATGCCAGCAGCAGGTGCCCGTTTAGATGATGACGTTATTGCCTTCTTTTTATCTGCGGGGGTCGATATTAAATATGGTTATGGCATGTCAGAAACCTGTGCGACGGTTTCATGTTGGGAAAAGGGGAAATATCCTCTAGGTTCAATTGGAACACCATTACCTTCTGTGGAAGTCCGTATCGGTAAAGATGATGAAATCCAAGTGAAAGGCCCTGTGGTAATGAAGGGGTATTATAATCGCCCGAATGAAACATTGGACACATTTACCGCTGATGGTTGGCTAAAAACTGGCGATGCCGGGAAAATTGACGAGCAAGGTAACTTATATATTACCGATAGGCTGAAGGACTTAATGAAAACGTCCAACGGGAAATATATCGCCCCTCAAATGATTGAAGGGGTGTTAGGGCAAGATAAATTTATTGAGCACATTGCGGTGATTGCCGATGCTCGTAAGTTTGTTTCTGCGCTGATTGTGCCTTGTTATGACAGCTTAGAAGAATATGCTCATTCGATTAACTTAAAATATCGTGATCGCCTTGAGTTACTAAAAGACTCTAATATTGTGGCACTTTTTGAATCAAGGTTAAAAGAGCTACAGAAAAATATAGAGAACTTTCATCAAGTTAAACGTTTCACTTTATTGCCAACCACCTTTTCAATGGAAAAGGGAGAATTAACCCCAACCTTGAAATTACGCCGTAAAATTATTTCTGAGCGCTATCAATTAGAAATTGAATCTATGTACCAAGAGTAA
- the ilvI gene encoding acetolactate synthase 3 large subunit: MEMLSGAEMVVKSLIDQGVKHVFGYPGGAVLDIYDALHTVGGVEHILVRHEQAAVHMADGYARSTGDVGVVLVTSGPGATNAITGIATAYMDSVPMVVLSGQVASSLIGNDAFQECDMVGISRPIVKHSFLIKSAEEIPETIKKAFYIAASGRPGPVVIDFPKDTVNPALKFPYRYPESVSLRSYNPTLQGHKGQIKKALSKLIAAKKPVFYIGGGAINANCSAEIIELAEALKLPVVSTLMGLGAFPETHQQSVGMLGMHGTYEANKVMHNSDVIFAVGVRFDDRTTNNLEKYCPNATVIQIDVDPTSISKTVNADIPIVGDAKLTLKQMLGQLDQASATQDENALKAWWKDIEEWRKKQCLRYETNPTKVKPQQAIEMIYRLTNGEAYVTSDVGQHQMFAALYYPFDKPRHWINSGGLGTMGFGLPAALGVKLAHPNATVVCVTGDGSIQMNIQELSTALQYGLPVLVLNLNNGFLGMVKQWQDMIYQGRHSQSYMQSLPDFIKLAQAYGHVGISIASPDELEEKLKQALVEVNENQRLVFVDINIDETEHVYPMQIRGGAMDEMWLSKTERT; encoded by the coding sequence ATGGAGATGTTGTCGGGAGCTGAAATGGTCGTCAAGTCATTGATTGACCAAGGCGTAAAGCACGTGTTTGGATATCCAGGCGGTGCAGTATTAGATATTTACGATGCACTGCACACCGTTGGTGGTGTTGAACATATCCTTGTGCGTCATGAACAAGCAGCGGTGCATATGGCGGATGGTTATGCTCGCTCAACGGGGGATGTTGGGGTGGTTCTGGTCACGTCTGGTCCAGGAGCAACCAATGCAATTACTGGCATTGCAACGGCATATATGGACTCAGTGCCGATGGTCGTTCTGTCAGGGCAAGTTGCCAGCTCTTTAATTGGTAATGATGCATTCCAAGAATGTGACATGGTGGGGATATCACGCCCGATTGTGAAACACAGTTTCTTGATTAAAAGCGCTGAAGAAATTCCAGAAACCATTAAAAAAGCGTTTTATATTGCGGCGAGTGGTCGACCTGGACCTGTGGTTATTGACTTCCCAAAAGACACGGTGAACCCAGCGCTTAAATTTCCCTATCGTTACCCTGAATCTGTTTCCTTGCGGTCGTACAACCCAACATTGCAAGGGCACAAAGGGCAGATTAAAAAAGCACTTTCTAAATTAATTGCCGCGAAAAAGCCGGTTTTTTATATTGGTGGTGGTGCTATCAATGCCAATTGCTCCGCTGAAATCATCGAATTAGCAGAAGCATTAAAACTCCCTGTCGTTTCTACGTTGATGGGCTTAGGGGCTTTCCCTGAAACCCATCAGCAATCCGTTGGTATGCTAGGCATGCACGGGACTTATGAAGCCAATAAAGTGATGCATAATTCGGATGTGATTTTTGCTGTTGGGGTACGCTTTGATGACCGTACAACCAATAATTTAGAAAAATATTGTCCGAATGCGACAGTGATCCAAATTGATGTTGACCCAACCTCAATTTCAAAAACGGTTAATGCAGATATTCCGATTGTGGGTGATGCAAAATTGACCTTAAAACAGATGTTAGGACAATTAGATCAAGCATCTGCGACACAAGATGAAAATGCGTTAAAAGCGTGGTGGAAAGACATTGAAGAGTGGCGCAAAAAACAGTGTTTACGCTATGAAACCAATCCAACGAAAGTAAAACCACAACAAGCAATTGAAATGATTTACCGCTTAACAAATGGCGAAGCTTACGTCACATCGGATGTGGGTCAACACCAAATGTTTGCTGCACTGTATTACCCTTTTGATAAGCCTCGCCATTGGATTAATTCAGGTGGGCTAGGCACAATGGGCTTTGGTTTACCTGCCGCTTTAGGCGTGAAGTTAGCACATCCAAATGCAACGGTGGTTTGCGTGACAGGTGATGGCAGTATTCAAATGAATATTCAAGAGCTATCAACGGCATTGCAATATGGTCTGCCAGTGTTAGTGCTGAATCTCAATAATGGTTTCTTAGGAATGGTGAAACAGTGGCAGGACATGATTTATCAAGGTCGCCATTCTCAATCCTACATGCAGTCGCTGCCTGATTTTATTAAATTAGCACAGGCGTATGGTCATGTTGGGATTTCTATCGCTTCCCCGGATGAACTGGAAGAAAAACTTAAGCAAGCTCTTGTTGAAGTGAATGAAAACCAACGCTTAGTATTTGTTGATATCAATATTGATGAAACCGAACATGTTTATCCAATGCAAATTCGTGGTGGCGCAATGGACGAAATGTGGTTGAGTAAAACAGAGAGGACCTGA
- the ilvN gene encoding acetolactate synthase small subunit: MRRILSVLLENESGALSRVIGLFSQRGYNIESLTVAPTDDPTLSRMTIQTKGDAKVLEQIEKQLHKLVDVLRVSELTASAHIEREIMLVKLQASGYGRDEVKRCADIFRGQIVDVTPTLYTVQLAGTSDKLDAFIESVRGVAEIVEVVRSGIVGVSRGDKIMR, encoded by the coding sequence ATGCGTCGTATTTTATCCGTTTTATTAGAAAATGAATCTGGTGCCTTATCCCGTGTCATCGGTCTGTTCTCTCAGCGCGGTTATAATATTGAAAGTTTGACTGTTGCACCGACTGATGATCCTACGCTATCCCGTATGACCATCCAAACCAAAGGTGATGCAAAGGTTCTTGAACAAATTGAGAAACAGTTGCACAAGCTAGTGGATGTTTTACGTGTGAGTGAGCTGACGGCTTCAGCACATATTGAACGTGAGATCATGTTAGTGAAGCTACAAGCTTCTGGTTATGGGCGTGATGAAGTGAAGCGTTGCGCGGATATTTTCCGTGGGCAAATCGTTGATGTTACACCGACGCTTTATACCGTTCAGCTTGCAGGAACAAGCGATAAACTGGATGCTTTTATTGAATCAGTACGTGGTGTTGCTGAAATTGTTGAAGTTGTGCGTTCCGGTATCGTTGGTGTTTCACGTGGCGATAAAATTATGCGATGA
- the cra gene encoding catabolite repressor/activator produces the protein MKLDEIARLAGVSRTTASYVINGKAKQYRVSDKTVEKVMAVVREHNYHPNAVAAGLRAGRTRSIGLVIPDLENTSYTRIANYLERQARQRGYQLLIACSEDQPDNEIRCVEHLLQRQVDAIIVSTALPPEHPFYQRWANRSLPIIALDRALEKEHFISVVGDDQEDAFMISAELRKFKAESVLYLGALPELSVSYLREQGFRKAWNGDTREVDYLYANSYERDSAAEVFANWLDSGNEMPDALFTTSFSLLQGVLDVALKRSGRLPEHMVIATFGDNELLDFLGCPVLSLAQRHRDIAERILELVLASLDEKQKPDTGITRIRRDLCRRGSLGRKQ, from the coding sequence GTGAAACTGGATGAGATAGCCCGTTTAGCGGGTGTTTCCCGCACAACGGCTAGTTATGTGATCAACGGCAAAGCCAAGCAGTATCGAGTCAGCGATAAAACTGTTGAAAAAGTGATGGCAGTCGTCAGAGAGCACAATTACCATCCAAATGCAGTTGCTGCGGGGCTACGTGCAGGGCGCACCCGTTCCATTGGGTTGGTGATCCCTGATCTGGAAAATACCAGCTATACACGTATAGCGAATTATTTAGAAAGGCAGGCACGTCAACGTGGTTACCAACTGTTAATCGCTTGCTCTGAAGATCAACCCGATAACGAAATTCGTTGTGTTGAACACCTGTTACAGCGCCAAGTTGATGCCATTATTGTGTCTACAGCACTCCCACCAGAACACCCTTTTTACCAACGCTGGGCAAATCGGTCGCTCCCTATCATTGCATTAGATAGAGCGCTTGAAAAAGAGCACTTTATTAGCGTTGTAGGGGACGACCAAGAAGATGCTTTCATGATTTCAGCAGAATTGCGTAAGTTCAAAGCTGAATCGGTATTGTATTTAGGGGCGTTACCTGAACTGTCTGTCAGTTATTTGCGTGAACAAGGTTTTCGCAAAGCATGGAATGGCGATACACGTGAAGTTGACTATTTGTATGCTAATAGCTATGAGCGTGATTCCGCAGCAGAAGTGTTTGCAAATTGGTTAGACAGTGGTAATGAAATGCCTGATGCGTTATTTACGACATCTTTTTCATTACTCCAAGGTGTACTGGATGTGGCATTAAAACGCAGTGGTCGCTTACCTGAGCACATGGTCATCGCCACCTTTGGGGATAACGAATTATTGGATTTCCTCGGTTGCCCTGTGTTGTCACTTGCTCAGCGTCATCGGGATATTGCAGAACGTATTTTAGAGCTCGTATTAGCAAGCCTTGACGAGAAACAAAAACCGGATACCGGTATAACTCGAATTCGTCGTGATCTCTGTCGTCGCGGAAGTTTAGGCCGTAAGCAATAA
- the mraZ gene encoding division/cell wall cluster transcriptional repressor MraZ yields the protein MFRGATLVNLDSKGRLTVPTRYRGMLIEEAKGQMVCTIDLHQPCLLLYTLPEWEIIEEKLSRLSTMNEAERRVQRLLLGHASECQMDNAGRLLLANTLRQHAGLTKEVMLVGQINKFELWDEQTWYKQVENDIAAERLTTEPLSARLQDLSL from the coding sequence ATGTTTCGTGGGGCAACACTGGTTAATCTCGACAGCAAAGGGCGGCTAACCGTGCCTACTCGTTATCGAGGAATGCTGATTGAGGAAGCGAAAGGGCAAATGGTGTGTACCATTGACCTTCACCAGCCATGTCTGCTGCTTTATACCTTGCCTGAATGGGAGATCATTGAAGAGAAACTTTCGCGCTTATCCACGATGAACGAAGCAGAGCGACGCGTTCAACGGCTTTTACTCGGTCATGCCAGCGAATGCCAGATGGATAATGCAGGACGTCTTTTGTTAGCCAATACATTGCGACAACACGCAGGGCTAACCAAAGAGGTCATGTTGGTTGGCCAAATAAATAAATTTGAACTTTGGGATGAGCAAACTTGGTACAAACAAGTGGAAAATGATATCGCTGCTGAGCGTCTCACCACAGAACCACTCTCAGCCCGTTTACAGGATTTGTCACTATAA
- the rsmH gene encoding 16S rRNA (cytosine(1402)-N(4))-methyltransferase RsmH: MTQQQFKHVTVLLDEAVNGLNIKPNGIYIDGTFGRGGHSRLILSQLGENGRLIAIDRDPEAIKAAQSIDDPRFTIKHGPFSEIAKYVEEEGLVGQIDGVLLDLGVSSPQLDDPERGFSFMRDGPLDMRMDPTKGQSAQQWLMNADADDIAWVLKTFGEERFSKRIARAIVERNHNPEEEPLTRTRHLAELISKVSPMKDRHKHPATRSFQAIRIYINSELEEIEQALNGAMAVLAPQGRLSVISFHSLEDRLVKQFIRKNSKGPSVPAGIPLTETQIKALGAAQLRDLGKMKPSDNEIDENPRARSSVLRFAEKATQ, from the coding sequence ATGACGCAACAGCAATTTAAGCACGTAACCGTATTATTGGATGAAGCCGTTAATGGTTTGAATATTAAGCCAAATGGTATTTATATCGACGGCACATTTGGTCGTGGTGGTCATTCTCGCTTAATTTTAAGTCAACTGGGTGAAAATGGACGTTTAATTGCCATTGACCGCGACCCAGAGGCAATTAAAGCGGCCCAATCCATTGATGATCCGCGTTTTACCATTAAACACGGGCCATTCTCTGAAATAGCAAAGTATGTGGAAGAAGAAGGGCTGGTGGGGCAAATCGATGGTGTTTTACTCGATTTAGGCGTGTCTTCACCGCAATTGGACGACCCAGAAAGAGGGTTTTCGTTTATGCGTGACGGGCCATTAGATATGCGTATGGATCCCACAAAAGGTCAATCGGCACAGCAGTGGTTAATGAATGCCGACGCTGACGATATTGCGTGGGTGCTAAAAACCTTTGGTGAAGAGCGTTTTTCAAAGCGAATCGCAAGGGCGATAGTCGAACGTAATCATAATCCTGAAGAAGAGCCATTAACTCGTACACGTCATCTGGCTGAATTAATTTCAAAAGTCAGCCCGATGAAAGACCGACATAAGCACCCTGCGACTCGGAGCTTTCAGGCGATCCGCATCTATATAAATAGCGAGCTGGAAGAGATTGAGCAAGCCTTGAACGGTGCGATGGCGGTTTTAGCGCCGCAAGGGCGTTTGTCAGTGATCAGTTTTCACTCTTTAGAAGACAGATTAGTGAAACAATTTATTCGTAAAAATAGTAAAGGGCCGAGTGTCCCCGCAGGGATCCCTCTGACGGAAACGCAAATTAAAGCGTTAGGGGCGGCACAGTTACGTGATTTAGGCAAAATGAAGCCTTCCGATAACGAAATTGATGAAAATCCACGGGCACGTAGTTCGGTGCTGCGTTTTGCAGAAAAGGCGACACAATAA
- the ftsL gene encoding cell division protein FtsL, with product MIPERHSLARVIGRDLFRYGIVPLILLAAIIISAVFVVTTAHETRLLTATKDKLYEEKDSLDIEWRNLILEENALGSHSRIERLSVDKLQMVQVEPSQEKIIVSQQ from the coding sequence ATGATCCCTGAAAGGCACAGCCTAGCACGCGTGATTGGACGTGACTTATTTCGCTACGGTATCGTTCCTTTGATTTTATTGGCTGCAATTATTATTAGCGCGGTGTTTGTGGTGACGACAGCTCACGAAACGCGTTTATTAACTGCAACAAAAGACAAATTATATGAAGAGAAAGATTCTCTGGATATTGAATGGCGCAATCTGATCCTTGAGGAAAATGCCTTAGGGAGCCATAGCCGGATTGAACGTTTGTCCGTTGATAAATTACAGATGGTTCAAGTTGAGCCATCGCAAGAAAAAATTATTGTTTCTCAACAATAA
- the ftsI gene encoding peptidoglycan glycosyltransferase FtsI gives MKAPKAARNKKQEESTSFVRWRFILLCGCIVLALVGLLTRVAYLQIIAPEKLVKEGDLRSLRVQEVATARGMISDREGRQLAVSVPVNAIWADPKEVFEKGGVSNDEHWKALADALEIPLEQITKKISANPRGRFVYLARQVNPSIGDYVKKLKIPGIYLRKESRRYYPSGPVTAHLLGVTNIDGEGIEGVEKSFDRWLKGSPGERTVRKDRNGRVIETISSVDSQAAHNLTLSIDERIQSIVYRELTRGVQENKAESGVAILVDVHTGEILAMANSPSYNPNNLAGTSMDAMRNRAITDIFEPGSTVKPMVVMSALHNKIIKENSVINTYPYRISGHEIKDVARYAELTITGILQKSSNVGVSKLALAMPATELVDVYSRFGFGKPTNLGLVGESSGIFPSKKTRWSDLDRATFSFGYGQMVTPLQLARAYATIGSFGIYRPLSITKVDPPVPGTRVFPEPIMRTVVHMMESVALPGGGGARAAIKGYRIAIKTGTAKKVGPEGRYVEKYLAYAAGVAPASNPRYALVVLINEPSGGKYYGGAVSAPVFGSIMGGVLRLMNVEPDALQPNDKNEIVNSQKEVKSGRS, from the coding sequence ATGAAAGCACCAAAAGCAGCAAGAAATAAGAAACAAGAAGAAAGTACCAGCTTTGTCCGCTGGCGCTTTATTTTGCTGTGCGGGTGCATTGTCTTGGCATTAGTGGGGTTACTAACGCGCGTTGCCTACTTACAAATTATTGCCCCTGAAAAGCTTGTCAAAGAGGGGGACTTGCGCTCTTTACGCGTTCAGGAAGTGGCGACGGCTCGGGGTATGATTAGCGACCGTGAAGGGCGGCAGCTTGCTGTTAGTGTTCCCGTCAATGCGATTTGGGCTGATCCAAAAGAAGTGTTTGAGAAAGGTGGGGTTAGCAACGATGAGCACTGGAAAGCACTTGCAGATGCACTCGAAATTCCACTGGAACAAATTACCAAAAAAATATCGGCCAACCCGCGTGGCCGTTTTGTGTATTTAGCCCGCCAAGTTAACCCGTCTATTGGTGATTATGTTAAAAAATTAAAAATTCCGGGTATTTATCTGCGTAAAGAATCCCGCCGTTATTATCCTTCAGGCCCAGTGACTGCGCATTTACTTGGTGTGACGAATATTGATGGGGAAGGTATTGAAGGCGTTGAAAAAAGCTTTGACCGCTGGCTAAAAGGTTCTCCGGGAGAACGTACTGTTCGTAAAGACCGCAATGGCCGAGTGATTGAAACGATTTCGTCTGTTGATAGCCAAGCGGCGCATAACTTAACGTTGAGTATCGATGAACGTATTCAATCGATCGTTTACCGAGAACTTACTCGCGGCGTGCAAGAAAACAAAGCTGAATCAGGTGTGGCGATTTTGGTGGATGTGCACACAGGTGAAATTTTGGCGATGGCAAACAGCCCATCTTATAACCCAAATAATCTTGCCGGTACCTCTATGGATGCCATGCGTAACCGTGCGATAACCGATATTTTTGAACCGGGCTCAACGGTAAAACCCATGGTGGTAATGAGTGCACTGCACAATAAAATTATTAAAGAAAACTCAGTAATTAATACATATCCGTATCGTATTAGCGGTCATGAAATCAAAGACGTTGCGCGCTATGCGGAATTAACCATTACTGGGATTTTACAGAAGTCGAGTAACGTGGGTGTTTCTAAACTGGCGTTAGCGATGCCTGCTACAGAGCTGGTGGATGTGTATAGCCGCTTTGGGTTTGGCAAGCCGACTAATCTGGGGTTAGTCGGGGAAAGTAGTGGCATCTTTCCAAGTAAAAAAACACGGTGGTCTGATTTAGATAGGGCCACCTTTTCTTTTGGCTACGGGCAAATGGTAACACCGTTACAATTAGCGCGAGCTTACGCAACAATCGGTAGTTTTGGTATCTACAGACCATTATCCATCACAAAAGTGGATCCACCGGTTCCGGGGACGCGAGTTTTCCCAGAGCCAATTATGCGCACCGTGGTACATATGATGGAAAGTGTGGCATTACCCGGCGGTGGTGGTGCTCGAGCCGCTATTAAAGGCTACCGAATCGCAATTAAAACGGGAACGGCGAAAAAAGTCGGTCCTGAAGGGCGCTATGTTGAAAAATACCTCGCTTATGCCGCGGGGGTCGCGCCTGCGAGTAATCCACGCTATGCGCTTGTTGTACTGATCAACGAGCCAAGCGGCGGTAAATATTACGGAGGGGCAGTTTCTGCTCCCGTGTTTGGCTCAATTATGGGTGGTGTTTTACGACTGATGAATGTTGAGCCAGATGCATTACAACCTAACGATAAAAATGAAATTGTGAACAGTCAAAAAGAGGTTAAAAGTGGCAGATCGTAA
- the murE gene encoding UDP-N-acetylmuramoyl-L-alanyl-D-glutamate--2,6-diaminopimelate ligase, producing the protein MADRNLCDLLAPFGVSTTPISLREMTLDSRKAAAGDLFIAIKGHQSDGRHYIPQAIAQGVSAVIAEAQGEAEEGEIRFVHGVPVIYLNDLNNRLSALAGEFYQQPSSQMKLVGVTGTNGKTTTTQLIAQWAQGLGETSAVMGTVGNGLLGQVSPTENTTGSAVDIQLELTQLLNKKATLTAMEVSSHGLVQGRVAALQFEAAVFTNLSRDHLDYHGDMENYEAAKWLLFSTHQTKNQIINADDQVGLKWLLRLPQACAVTMENRIPANWQGPWLKATNVEYHDKGATIHFDSSWGNGSFESPLMGAFNVSNLLVAMATLLMMDYPLEKLLASTSSLSPVCGRMEVFSAPNKPTVVVDYAHTPDALEKALSAARLHCKGRLWCVFGCGGDRDKGKRPLMGAAAEEWADKIVITDDNPRSEDPNDIINDILAGLLDPSRALAIPGRPEAVTNTILQASPDDVIVLAGKGHEDYQIIGNRKLDYSDRLTVARLLGVIA; encoded by the coding sequence GTGGCAGATCGTAATCTTTGTGATCTCCTCGCACCGTTTGGTGTGAGCACAACTCCTATCTCACTACGTGAGATGACGCTAGACAGCCGAAAGGCTGCCGCGGGCGATCTGTTTATTGCCATAAAAGGCCATCAGTCGGATGGTCGGCACTATATTCCTCAAGCGATTGCACAAGGGGTTAGTGCTGTGATTGCAGAGGCACAAGGTGAAGCCGAAGAAGGCGAAATTCGTTTTGTTCACGGTGTGCCAGTTATTTATCTTAATGACTTAAACAACCGATTATCGGCACTGGCTGGTGAGTTTTATCAGCAGCCTTCTAGCCAAATGAAATTAGTGGGTGTGACAGGAACGAACGGCAAAACCACGACAACTCAACTTATCGCACAGTGGGCTCAAGGTCTTGGTGAGACCAGTGCTGTGATGGGAACTGTTGGGAATGGTTTATTAGGTCAGGTTTCGCCAACGGAAAATACCACGGGATCTGCGGTGGATATTCAGCTCGAATTGACGCAATTATTAAATAAAAAAGCCACGCTGACGGCCATGGAAGTTTCTTCCCACGGTTTAGTACAAGGTCGTGTGGCAGCATTGCAATTTGAAGCGGCGGTATTTACTAACCTAAGTCGCGATCACCTTGATTATCATGGTGATATGGAAAACTACGAAGCGGCTAAGTGGCTATTGTTCTCGACACATCAAACAAAAAATCAAATTATTAATGCCGATGATCAAGTAGGACTGAAATGGTTGCTGCGCTTACCACAAGCGTGTGCCGTGACGATGGAAAACCGGATCCCAGCAAATTGGCAAGGTCCATGGTTAAAAGCCACAAACGTGGAATACCACGACAAAGGTGCCACCATTCATTTTGATTCCTCGTGGGGTAATGGTTCATTTGAAAGCCCATTGATGGGGGCATTCAACGTCAGTAACTTATTAGTTGCGATGGCGACCTTGTTAATGATGGATTATCCACTTGAGAAATTATTAGCATCGACATCTTCCCTTTCCCCAGTGTGTGGTCGAATGGAAGTCTTTAGCGCACCGAACAAACCGACCGTTGTTGTCGACTATGCACATACACCGGATGCCTTAGAAAAAGCCCTCTCGGCGGCTCGTTTACATTGTAAAGGACGCCTTTGGTGTGTGTTTGGTTGCGGTGGGGATCGTGACAAGGGTAAGCGCCCACTGATGGGCGCAGCTGCTGAAGAGTGGGCAGATAAAATTGTGATCACTGACGATAACCCACGTAGTGAAGACCCGAACGATATTATTAACGATATTTTGGCCGGGTTGTTAGATCCTAGCCGCGCTTTAGCGATACCGGGACGCCCAGAAGCGGTTACCAATACGATTTTGCAAGCGTCGCCAGATGATGTGATTGTCCTTGCAGGTAAAGGTCATGAAGATTACCAAATCATTGGCAATCGCAAGTTGGACTACTCAGACCGTTTAACGGTGGCACGGCTATTGGGGGTGATCGCATGA